Part of the Dermatophilus congolensis genome is shown below.
TGACCTATATCGCTAACGGGCAAGGCGTACGCACCCTGCGCGAAAACTACCGACACCTGCACCCACACCTACCGCATCCTCGCCCACTGGAAACTCTCGTCCGTGACGGAGTTCGCTCCTACCTGCGCTACTGGTGCGAACTATTCCGGCTACCAGCAATGACCCCCGAGGACATCCGAAACTGCACCCGAATAGAAGGACTGCATCACATCCGTGCAGCCATGGGATCACCTGAGCAGCCCCGTGCCGTTGCCTGTTTCCTTTCCCACAGCGGAAACTGGGACCTCGCAGGAGCATGGGCCCAACTCGACTTGGGCCCCGTCGTCACAGTCGCCGAACGCCTCCAACCAGAAAGCGTCTTCACCCTTTTCCGCGCTACTCGCCACGCCCTAGGCATGCGCATCATCGCCCTCACCGGCGAAGGAAACGTACTGCGCACCCTCCACAGCGCAACCAACAAACCCGTCATCATCCCCTTACTGGCC
Proteins encoded:
- a CDS encoding phosphatidylinositol mannoside acyltransferase; its protein translation is MKNPTHTWRKRISNKLTTSAFATAWQVIPRLPQRLTFALFDLAAHLTYIANGQGVRTLRENYRHLHPHLPHPRPLETLVRDGVRSYLRYWCELFRLPAMTPEDIRNCTRIEGLHHIRAAMGSPEQPRAVACFLSHSGNWDLAGAWAQLDLGPVVTVAERLQPESVFTLFRATRHALGMRIIALTGEGNVLRTLHSATNKPVIIPLLADRDLTGGGVATTFPGGHINASVGPAALAITAGIAVLPVTIHYESTPETTSYRTVIQFHPPAPPTSGTTHQRVRDTTQYCVDIIANNILNHPQDWHMMQPIYIPQGT